The following coding sequences are from one Streptomyces sp. NBC_00536 window:
- a CDS encoding metal-sulfur cluster assembly factor → MTENATPEASITPASEEEVREALYDVVDPELGIDVVNLGLIYGIHVDDANIATLDMTLTSAACPLTDVIEDQAKSATEGIVNELRINWVWMPPWGPDKITDDGREQLRALGFNV, encoded by the coding sequence ATGACCGAGAACGCGACGCCCGAGGCGTCGATCACGCCGGCCAGTGAGGAAGAGGTCCGCGAGGCCCTCTACGACGTGGTCGACCCCGAGCTGGGCATCGACGTCGTCAACCTGGGGCTGATCTACGGCATCCACGTCGACGACGCGAACATCGCCACCCTCGACATGACGCTGACGTCCGCGGCCTGCCCGCTGACCGACGTGATCGAGGACCAGGCGAAGTCGGCGACGGAGGGCATCGTCAACGAGCTGCGCATCAACTGGGTGTGGATGCCGCCGTGGGGCCCGGACAAGATCACCGACGACGGCCGCGAGCAGCTGCGCGCGCTCGGCTTCAACGTCTGA
- the sufU gene encoding Fe-S cluster assembly sulfur transfer protein SufU: protein MKLDSMYQELILDHYKHPHGRGLRDGDAEVHHVNPTCGDEITLRVKYDGETLTDVSYEGQGCSISQASASVLNELLVGKDLADARRIQETFLELMQSKGKIEPDEAMEEVLEDAVAFAGVAKFPARVKCALLSWMAWKDATAQVLGDAERKTA, encoded by the coding sequence GTGAAGCTGGATTCGATGTACCAGGAACTGATCCTGGACCACTACAAGCACCCGCACGGGCGTGGCCTGCGCGACGGCGACGCCGAGGTGCACCACGTCAACCCGACGTGCGGTGACGAGATCACGCTGCGCGTGAAGTACGACGGCGAGACGCTGACCGACGTCTCCTACGAGGGCCAGGGCTGCTCCATCAGCCAGGCCAGCGCGTCCGTACTGAACGAGCTGCTGGTCGGCAAGGACCTCGCCGACGCGCGCCGGATCCAGGAGACCTTCCTGGAGCTGATGCAGTCGAAGGGCAAGATCGAGCCCGACGAGGCCATGGAAGAGGTACTGGAGGACGCGGTCGCGTTCGCCGGTGTCGCCAAGTTTCCCGCGCGGGTCAAGTGTGCTCTGCTGAGCTGGATGGCGTGGAAGGACGCGACCGCCCAGGTGCTGGGCGACGCGGAGAGGAAGACGGCATGA
- the dapD gene encoding 2,3,4,5-tetrahydropyridine-2,6-dicarboxylate N-succinyltransferase, translated as MTATRTTGAVAAGLATLAADGTVLDTWFPAPQLVAEPGPAGTERLTAEQAVELLGAAAPKAVRQDAVRGVEVVAVRTVISSLDDKPLDAHDAYLRLHLLSHRLVQPHGQNLDGLFGLLANVAWTSLGPVAVDQVETVRLNARAEGLHLQVTSIDKFPRMTDYVAPKGVRIADADRVRLGAHLAEGTTVMHEGFVNFNAGTLGTSMVEGRISAGVVVGDGSDIGGGASTMGTLSGGGKQRISIGERSLVGAEAGVGIALGDECVVEAGLYVTAGTRVTLPDGQIVKALELSGADNILFRRNSVTGAVEARPNNAVWGGLNEILHSHN; from the coding sequence ATGACTGCTACGCGTACCACCGGCGCCGTCGCCGCCGGACTTGCCACCCTCGCCGCCGACGGCACCGTCCTCGACACCTGGTTCCCCGCCCCCCAGCTGGTCGCCGAGCCCGGCCCGGCCGGCACCGAGCGCCTCACGGCCGAGCAGGCCGTCGAGCTGCTCGGCGCCGCGGCGCCGAAGGCGGTCCGCCAGGACGCGGTCCGCGGCGTCGAGGTCGTAGCGGTCCGCACGGTGATCTCCTCCCTGGACGACAAGCCGCTGGACGCGCACGACGCGTACCTGCGCCTGCACCTGCTCAGCCACCGCCTGGTCCAGCCGCACGGCCAGAACCTCGACGGCCTCTTCGGCCTGCTCGCCAACGTCGCCTGGACCTCGCTGGGCCCGGTCGCCGTCGACCAGGTCGAGACCGTCCGGCTCAACGCGCGCGCCGAGGGCCTGCACCTCCAGGTCACCTCGATCGACAAGTTCCCGCGCATGACCGACTACGTCGCCCCCAAGGGCGTGCGCATCGCCGACGCCGACCGCGTCCGCCTCGGCGCGCACCTCGCCGAGGGCACCACCGTCATGCACGAGGGCTTCGTCAACTTCAACGCGGGCACCCTCGGCACCTCCATGGTCGAGGGCCGGATCTCCGCGGGCGTCGTCGTCGGCGACGGCTCCGACATCGGCGGCGGCGCGTCCACCATGGGCACCCTCTCGGGCGGCGGCAAGCAGCGCATCTCGATCGGTGAGCGCTCCCTGGTCGGCGCCGAGGCGGGCGTCGGCATCGCCCTGGGCGACGAGTGCGTCGTCGAGGCCGGCCTGTACGTGACCGCGGGCACCCGCGTCACCCTCCCGGACGGCCAGATCGTCAAGGCCCTGGAGCTGTCCGGCGCGGACAACATTCTCTTCCGCCGCAACTCGGTCACCGGCGCCGTCGAGGCCCGCCCGAACAACGCGGTCTGGGGCGGCCTGAACGAGATCCTGCACAGCCACAACTGA
- a CDS encoding TetR/AcrR family transcriptional regulator: MGPGAGGVRRYDPERRQRIIDAAIRIVGDKGIAGLTHRSVAAAADVPLGSTTYHFKTLDELLVAALRQANEGFARALAQSPDLADPAGDLAAALARVLGGTLAADRGRVELEYELYLAALRRPALRPVAAEWGEAVAAILAERTDPVTARALVAVLDGIGLQVLLTGADYDEAYAREVLSRVLRPAAG, translated from the coding sequence ATGGGCCCGGGCGCCGGGGGCGTGCGCCGGTACGACCCCGAGCGGCGGCAGCGGATCATCGACGCGGCGATCCGGATCGTCGGCGACAAGGGGATCGCGGGGCTGACGCACCGCAGCGTGGCCGCCGCCGCGGACGTACCGCTCGGCTCGACGACCTACCACTTCAAGACCCTGGACGAACTCCTGGTCGCGGCCCTGCGCCAGGCCAACGAGGGCTTCGCCCGGGCGCTGGCGCAGAGCCCCGATCTGGCGGACCCGGCGGGCGACCTGGCGGCCGCGCTGGCCCGGGTGCTGGGCGGGACGCTGGCGGCGGACCGGGGGCGGGTGGAGCTGGAGTACGAGCTGTACCTGGCCGCCCTGCGCCGCCCCGCGCTGCGGCCGGTGGCCGCGGAGTGGGGCGAGGCGGTGGCCGCCATCCTCGCGGAACGCACCGATCCGGTGACGGCGCGGGCGCTGGTGGCGGTGCTGGACGGGATCGGCCTCCAGGTGCTGCTGACGGGGGCCGACTACGACGAGGCCTACGCCCGCGAGGTCCTGTCCCGGGTGCTCCGGCCGGCCGCCGGCTGA
- a CDS encoding endonuclease/exonuclease/phosphatase family protein, giving the protein MRSSHPRSAAVAALVATALATGLLAGSADAAEGAATADAIHIHDIQGTTRISPLNGKPVADVAGIVTGVRTYGSRGFWFQDPDADDNDATSEGIFVFTGSAPTVAVGDAVTVSGTVGEYIPGGANSGNQSVTQITKPVVTVVSSGNALPEAVSVNEYSVPAEYAPAGDPAAAGSINGLTLDPARYALDYYESLEGMNVKIGTSRVVGATDPYAELWVTVKGWENPVKRGGTLYGSYESQNTGRIQVQQLAPLATQPFPVANVGDKLTGTTEGPLDFNQFGGYTLAARTLGTVKAGTLAPEKTKAQEADELAVATYNVENLDPTDPQTKFDNLAKAVVENLASPDIVALEEIQDDNGAKNDGTVSADQTLTKFTAAVTAAGGPAYQWRYINPENNKDGGEPGGNIRQVFLFNPLRVSFTDRAPGDSFTATGVTTGDKGQAALTHSPGRIDPANPAWTDSRKPLAGEFVFKGKTVFVIANHFASKGGDEGLTSVHQPPARSSETKRLLQAQAVNGFVKSLLATQKDAKVLAVGDINDFDFSGTTTALRDGGVLYPAIQSLPKAERYSYVYQGNAQVLDQILTSPAVKKYTYDSVHINAEFAAQNSDHDPQVLRFRP; this is encoded by the coding sequence ATGCGCTCCTCGCATCCCCGTTCCGCCGCCGTCGCGGCCCTCGTGGCCACCGCTCTGGCCACCGGTCTGCTCGCCGGCTCCGCCGATGCCGCCGAAGGCGCCGCGACCGCCGACGCGATACACATCCACGACATCCAGGGCACCACCCGCATATCGCCGCTGAACGGCAAGCCGGTCGCCGATGTCGCCGGAATCGTCACGGGCGTCCGCACCTACGGCTCGCGCGGCTTCTGGTTCCAGGACCCCGACGCGGACGACAACGACGCGACGAGCGAAGGCATCTTCGTCTTCACCGGCTCCGCGCCGACCGTCGCCGTCGGCGACGCGGTGACGGTCTCGGGCACGGTCGGCGAGTACATCCCCGGTGGCGCGAACTCCGGCAACCAGTCGGTCACCCAGATCACCAAGCCGGTCGTGACCGTGGTCTCCTCCGGCAACGCGCTCCCCGAGGCCGTCTCGGTCAACGAGTACTCGGTCCCGGCCGAGTACGCCCCGGCGGGCGACCCGGCCGCGGCCGGCAGCATCAACGGGCTGACCCTGGACCCCGCGCGCTACGCCCTGGACTACTACGAGTCGCTGGAGGGCATGAACGTAAAGATCGGCACCTCCCGCGTGGTCGGCGCCACCGACCCGTACGCGGAGCTGTGGGTCACGGTGAAGGGCTGGGAGAACCCCGTCAAGCGCGGCGGCACGCTCTACGGTTCGTACGAGTCCCAGAACACCGGCCGGATCCAGGTCCAGCAGCTCGCCCCGCTCGCCACCCAGCCCTTCCCCGTGGCGAACGTCGGCGACAAGCTGACCGGCACCACCGAAGGCCCCCTGGACTTCAACCAGTTCGGCGGCTACACCCTGGCGGCCCGCACCCTCGGCACGGTCAAGGCGGGCACCCTCGCCCCCGAGAAGACCAAGGCCCAGGAGGCCGACGAGCTGGCGGTGGCGACGTACAACGTCGAGAACCTCGACCCGACCGACCCGCAGACGAAGTTCGACAACCTGGCGAAGGCCGTCGTGGAGAACCTCGCCTCGCCCGACATCGTGGCCCTGGAGGAGATCCAGGACGACAACGGCGCCAAGAACGACGGCACCGTCTCCGCCGACCAGACGCTGACGAAGTTCACCGCGGCCGTCACCGCCGCGGGCGGTCCGGCGTACCAGTGGCGCTACATCAACCCGGAGAACAACAAGGACGGCGGCGAGCCCGGCGGCAACATCCGCCAGGTCTTCCTCTTCAACCCGCTGCGCGTCTCCTTCACCGACCGCGCCCCCGGTGACTCCTTCACCGCGACCGGCGTGACCACGGGCGACAAGGGCCAGGCGGCCCTGACCCACTCCCCCGGCCGGATCGACCCGGCGAACCCGGCGTGGACCGACAGCCGCAAGCCGCTCGCCGGCGAGTTCGTCTTCAAGGGCAAGACGGTCTTCGTGATCGCCAACCACTTCGCCTCGAAGGGCGGCGACGAGGGCCTGACCTCGGTCCACCAGCCCCCGGCGCGCTCCTCGGAGACCAAGCGGCTGCTCCAGGCGCAGGCCGTGAACGGCTTCGTCAAGAGCCTGCTGGCCACGCAGAAGGACGCGAAGGTCCTCGCGGTCGGCGACATCAACGACTTCGACTTCTCGGGCACCACGACCGCGCTGCGCGACGGCGGGGTGCTGTACCCGGCGATCCAGTCGCTGCCGAAGGCGGAGCGCTACTCGTACGTCTACCAGGGCAACGCCCAGGTGCTGGACCAGATCCTGACCAGCCCGGCGGTCAAGAAGTACACGTACGACAGCGTGCACATCAACGCCGAGTTCGCGGCGCAGAACAGCGACCACGACCCGCAGGTGCTGCGCTTCCGCCCGTGA
- a CDS encoding DMT family transporter, producing MPYVLLAAAIAAEVAGTTAMKFSDGFTRLWPSLGTLLGYVIAFTLLAQTLKTLSVGTAYAIWAGVGTAAIAAIGMVFMGEPATAAKIAGIALVIGGVVLLNVGGAH from the coding sequence ATGCCGTACGTACTGCTCGCCGCAGCCATCGCCGCCGAGGTGGCCGGGACCACCGCCATGAAGTTCAGCGACGGGTTCACCCGGCTGTGGCCCTCGCTCGGGACCCTGCTCGGCTACGTCATCGCCTTCACCCTGCTCGCGCAGACGCTGAAGACCCTGTCGGTCGGCACGGCGTACGCGATCTGGGCCGGGGTCGGCACCGCCGCCATCGCCGCGATCGGCATGGTCTTCATGGGCGAACCGGCCACCGCCGCGAAGATCGCCGGGATAGCGCTGGTCATCGGTGGTGTGGTCCTGCTGAACGTGGGCGGGGCGCACTGA
- a CDS encoding TerD family protein: MTPGSNLPLNAVRVTVDVAAPVRLDVSGLLLAADGKVRSDADFIFYNQPAGPGVSYRSGGGAAPDSITVDTSAVPPGIERIVVTASPDAAGQSFQGVEPTATVRDADGGRVIASFTPPRLGTETALVVVEVYLRGGVWKVRAVGQGYANGLAGIATDFGVSVDDEPAAAAPAPVPAAVHTPPPAPVAAAFPPPPQAPPVAPAAPPAPGAGKINLDKGRVSLQKNQTVSLVKGGRPLLSQVKMGLGWEPAYGGRDIDLDASVIAYGPQRNHIDSCYFGKLSILGGAIKHSGDNLTGEGAGDDEVIVVDLGRIPAEATGLVFTVNSFSGQKFTEVAKAYCRLIDAASGEELVRFDLTGAEPQTGVMMAKLIKQFSGEWEMTAIGDFVKSRTVRGMVKPAAQAL; this comes from the coding sequence ATGACCCCTGGTTCGAACCTGCCGCTCAATGCCGTCCGCGTGACGGTGGATGTGGCTGCTCCGGTACGGCTGGATGTATCCGGGCTCCTGCTCGCCGCGGACGGCAAGGTGCGCTCCGACGCCGACTTCATCTTCTACAACCAGCCCGCCGGCCCCGGTGTCAGCTACCGGTCCGGTGGCGGTGCGGCGCCGGACTCGATCACCGTGGACACCTCCGCGGTCCCGCCCGGCATCGAGCGCATCGTGGTGACGGCCAGCCCCGACGCCGCCGGGCAGAGCTTCCAGGGCGTCGAGCCCACCGCCACCGTGCGCGACGCCGACGGCGGCAGGGTGATCGCCAGCTTCACCCCGCCGCGGCTGGGCACCGAGACCGCGCTGGTCGTCGTCGAGGTCTACCTGCGCGGCGGTGTGTGGAAGGTCCGCGCCGTCGGCCAGGGGTACGCGAACGGACTCGCCGGGATCGCCACCGACTTCGGCGTCTCGGTGGACGACGAGCCCGCGGCCGCGGCGCCCGCGCCCGTCCCCGCCGCCGTCCACACCCCGCCCCCCGCCCCCGTCGCGGCCGCGTTCCCCCCGCCGCCGCAGGCACCGCCCGTCGCCCCGGCGGCCCCGCCCGCCCCCGGCGCCGGGAAGATCAACCTCGACAAGGGCCGGGTCAGCCTCCAGAAGAACCAGACCGTCTCCCTGGTCAAGGGCGGCCGCCCGCTGCTCTCCCAGGTCAAGATGGGCCTCGGCTGGGAGCCCGCGTACGGCGGCCGGGACATCGACCTCGACGCCTCGGTCATCGCCTACGGCCCGCAGCGCAACCACATCGACAGCTGCTACTTCGGCAAGCTGTCGATCCTGGGCGGCGCCATCAAGCACTCCGGTGACAATCTGACCGGCGAGGGCGCCGGGGACGACGAGGTCATCGTCGTGGACCTCGGCCGCATCCCCGCCGAGGCCACCGGCCTCGTCTTCACGGTCAATTCCTTCTCGGGCCAGAAGTTCACCGAGGTCGCCAAGGCCTACTGCCGGCTCATCGACGCGGCCAGCGGCGAGGAGCTGGTCCGCTTCGACCTCACCGGCGCCGAACCGCAGACCGGCGTGATGATGGCCAAGCTGATCAAGCAGTTCTCCGGCGAATGGGAGATGACGGCCATCGGAGATTTTGTGAAGTCCCGCACAGTGCGCGGCATGGTCAAACCCGCCGCTCAGGCGCTCTGA
- a CDS encoding MFS transporter — protein MPRVVWLLAAGVFVNAVVSFTFVFVFLYLTGPRGLAVTEAGLVTGLGGIGMVAGNFTGGWYGDRFGHRRVLLTASGLGGLVLMAFPLLPTPLLFAALPLAQYAAGVIRAANGALVAVTVPEGSRRQAYAVVRSASNGGFIIGPPLGALVATAVSYDWLFVCDGIGTLGFALWTARAVPARGAARSAAARDGGPGRGGLWSELRARPAVLLLLGAILAVDFVYRQQYSAFPVFLADHGLDARVFGFAIALNGAVVMLLELPAAVALRARPPLRVIGAGLVLVGAGYAALLLGASVASTAAMMLLVSLGEILYKTTATAYMADQAPEHAIGRFQSLYAGVSVSGVVLAPPLGGALYAAAPGLLWPLCALLAGGAGVAVLCASAQIRVGRAARAATGT, from the coding sequence GTGCCACGTGTGGTGTGGCTGCTGGCGGCGGGGGTGTTCGTCAACGCCGTCGTCAGCTTCACCTTCGTCTTCGTCTTCCTGTACCTGACCGGACCGCGCGGCCTCGCGGTCACCGAGGCCGGGCTGGTCACCGGCCTCGGCGGCATCGGCATGGTCGCCGGGAACTTCACCGGCGGCTGGTACGGCGACCGCTTCGGCCACCGCCGGGTGCTGCTGACCGCCTCCGGCCTCGGCGGGCTCGTCCTGATGGCCTTCCCGCTGCTGCCCACGCCGCTGCTGTTCGCCGCCCTGCCGCTGGCCCAGTACGCCGCCGGGGTGATCCGCGCCGCCAACGGGGCGCTGGTCGCCGTGACCGTCCCCGAAGGCTCCCGCCGCCAGGCCTACGCCGTCGTGCGCAGCGCCTCCAACGGCGGCTTCATCATCGGCCCGCCGCTCGGCGCCCTGGTCGCCACCGCCGTCTCGTACGACTGGCTCTTCGTCTGCGACGGCATCGGCACCCTCGGCTTCGCCCTGTGGACCGCCCGGGCCGTCCCGGCCCGCGGCGCCGCACGCTCCGCCGCGGCCCGGGACGGGGGTCCGGGCCGCGGCGGCCTCTGGTCCGAACTGCGCGCGCGGCCCGCCGTACTCCTGCTGCTCGGCGCGATCCTGGCCGTCGACTTCGTCTACCGCCAGCAGTACTCCGCCTTCCCCGTCTTCCTCGCCGACCACGGCCTCGACGCCCGCGTCTTCGGCTTCGCCATCGCCCTGAACGGCGCCGTCGTCATGCTGCTGGAACTCCCCGCCGCCGTCGCCCTGCGCGCCCGCCCGCCGCTGCGCGTCATCGGCGCCGGACTGGTCCTGGTGGGGGCGGGGTACGCGGCCCTGCTCCTCGGGGCCTCAGTGGCGAGCACGGCCGCGATGATGCTGCTGGTGAGCCTCGGCGAGATCCTCTACAAGACCACCGCCACCGCCTACATGGCGGACCAGGCCCCCGAGCACGCCATCGGCCGCTTCCAGAGTCTGTACGCCGGAGTCTCGGTCAGCGGGGTGGTGCTCGCCCCGCCGCTCGGCGGGGCCCTGTACGCCGCCGCGCCCGGCCTGCTCTGGCCGCTGTGCGCCCTGCTCGCGGGCGGCGCCGGGGTGGCCGTCCTGTGCGCGTCCGCGCAGATCAGGGTGGGTCGCGCGGCGCGCGCGGCGACCGGCACATGA
- a CDS encoding alkaline phosphatase PhoX: MPLSRRDFTARTVLAGAGVALTGTVGALATAPGALAADDTTRHDEHGRPAQPGYGPLVPDPAGLLALPAGFSYRVITHSGVTTLDSGESTPSNHDGTAAFEGHRGVTLLVNNHELKGARAAWAHPVPLAEGLVYDPAAAGGCTVVEVRRGGEVAEWVGIAGTSTNCAGGATPWDTWLTCEETEDLAGKNGMTKDHGYVFEVDPNDRRANRDPRPVKAFGRYAHEAVVIDPHSGHAYLTEDASNPNGLLYRWTPPQGFRHGRGKLRTLAPDAGVLAAAKCFDKAGQFVDDLSRATKVGTVYGVDWAEVTDRDARTLSVRKQFAAGAVTRARKLEGMWWADGGTYFVSSYAREESPGAAHDGQVWFYDPKRRTIRLMVIFGVNATPSAEGGFDGPDNITVSPYGGLIIAEDGSGLQHLFGATEDGRTYPLARNELNNGTAAEPDYSEFTGVCFSPDGRTLFANIQEPGIMLAITGPWRRGR; this comes from the coding sequence ATGCCGCTCAGCCGCAGAGACTTCACCGCCCGCACCGTCCTCGCCGGAGCGGGTGTCGCGCTCACCGGGACGGTCGGCGCCCTCGCCACCGCCCCCGGCGCCCTCGCCGCCGACGACACGACCCGCCACGACGAGCACGGCCGCCCGGCGCAGCCCGGGTACGGCCCGCTCGTCCCGGACCCGGCCGGACTGCTCGCCCTCCCGGCCGGGTTCTCGTACCGCGTGATCACCCACAGCGGGGTCACCACGCTGGACTCCGGCGAGAGCACCCCGTCCAACCACGACGGGACGGCCGCCTTCGAGGGCCACCGCGGGGTCACCCTCCTGGTCAACAACCACGAGCTGAAGGGCGCGCGGGCCGCCTGGGCGCACCCCGTCCCGCTGGCCGAGGGCCTCGTCTACGACCCCGCCGCGGCCGGCGGCTGCACGGTCGTCGAGGTCCGGCGCGGCGGCGAGGTCGCCGAATGGGTCGGCATCGCCGGTACGTCGACCAACTGCGCGGGCGGGGCCACCCCCTGGGACACCTGGCTGACCTGTGAGGAGACCGAGGACCTGGCCGGCAAGAACGGGATGACCAAGGACCACGGCTACGTCTTCGAGGTCGACCCGAACGACCGCCGGGCCAACCGCGACCCGCGGCCGGTGAAAGCCTTCGGCCGGTACGCCCACGAGGCCGTGGTGATCGACCCGCACAGCGGCCACGCCTACCTGACCGAGGACGCCTCGAACCCCAACGGGCTGCTGTACCGCTGGACCCCGCCGCAGGGCTTCCGGCACGGGCGCGGCAAGCTGCGTACGCTCGCCCCCGACGCGGGTGTGCTGGCGGCGGCCAAGTGCTTCGACAAGGCCGGGCAGTTCGTGGACGACCTCTCCCGTGCCACCAAGGTCGGGACCGTCTACGGGGTCGACTGGGCGGAGGTCACCGACCGGGACGCGCGCACGCTGTCGGTGCGCAAGCAGTTCGCGGCGGGCGCGGTGACCCGGGCCCGCAAGCTGGAGGGCATGTGGTGGGCCGACGGGGGGACGTACTTCGTCTCCTCCTACGCCCGTGAGGAGAGCCCGGGCGCGGCGCACGACGGGCAGGTGTGGTTCTACGACCCGAAGCGGCGCACGATCCGGCTGATGGTGATCTTCGGCGTGAACGCCACCCCGTCGGCGGAGGGCGGCTTCGACGGCCCCGACAACATCACGGTCTCCCCGTACGGCGGTCTGATCATCGCGGAGGACGGCAGCGGGCTCCAGCACCTCTTCGGAGCCACGGAGGACGGGCGCACCTACCCGCTGGCGCGCAACGAGTTGAACAACGGGACCGCGGCGGAGCCCGACTACTCGGAATTCACCGGTGTCTGCTTCTCCCCGGACGGGCGGACCCTCTTCGCCAACATCCAGGAACCGGGCATCATGCTGGCCATCACCGGCCCGTGGCGGCGGGGGCGCTGA
- a CDS encoding DUF3616 domain-containing protein produces MNLRPAPARRLGAVGAAGAAALLVAGLTAPAFAAEAPAPTIALSAGYLSGAVGAVGDPGVGVDVTQAGAPGAQLKVSVIASSNPAVAAPGDVRIDRTRGGRELTVRPRGRGYTELTVQVTGRGGKTATATLGYAASARVSGGAAGTRYLTGSSDASAAVDAGGGYALVADDETNVLRLYDRSRSGAPVKTWDLGAALGVKKEVDIEAAARVGDTVYWTGSLGNNKDGKYKADRNTLFTTKITGSGAATEVTFTAAYKGLREDLIAWDTANGNRYGFAAGTAAGQVPKRIDGFNVEGLEFAPGSTTTAYLGFRAPLAPAVPGGKALIVPVTNIDQVVAKGAKAVFGPAIELDLGGLAIRDIRKNAADQYLILAGSWAADDNTDPYALYSWDGVPGHAPKKRLDLPTTDPGGWEAVVAVPDLRAPGARVQLITDSGSADLYGDGTEAKDLGHPEWKKSRSAWFTLNSVRGGTR; encoded by the coding sequence GTGAACCTTCGTCCCGCACCGGCACGCCGCCTGGGCGCCGTGGGAGCCGCCGGGGCCGCGGCCCTGCTCGTCGCCGGGCTCACCGCGCCCGCCTTCGCGGCGGAGGCGCCCGCGCCGACCATCGCGCTCTCCGCCGGGTACCTGTCGGGCGCCGTCGGCGCGGTCGGAGACCCGGGGGTCGGCGTGGACGTCACGCAGGCCGGGGCGCCCGGAGCACAGCTCAAGGTCAGCGTCATCGCCTCCAGCAATCCGGCGGTCGCCGCGCCCGGCGACGTACGCATCGACCGCACCCGGGGCGGGCGCGAGCTGACCGTGCGCCCGCGCGGGCGGGGCTACACCGAGCTGACGGTCCAGGTCACCGGGCGCGGCGGGAAGACGGCCACCGCCACCCTCGGCTACGCCGCCTCGGCGCGGGTGAGCGGCGGCGCGGCGGGCACGCGCTACCTCACCGGCTCCTCGGACGCCTCGGCGGCCGTGGACGCGGGCGGCGGGTACGCGCTGGTGGCCGACGACGAGACCAACGTGCTGCGGCTGTACGACCGTTCCCGGTCCGGCGCGCCGGTCAAGACCTGGGACCTCGGCGCCGCGCTCGGCGTGAAGAAGGAAGTCGACATCGAGGCCGCCGCCCGGGTCGGCGACACCGTCTACTGGACGGGTTCGCTCGGCAACAACAAGGACGGCAAGTACAAGGCGGACCGCAACACGCTCTTCACCACGAAGATCACCGGCAGCGGCGCCGCCACCGAGGTCACCTTCACCGCCGCGTACAAGGGTCTGCGCGAGGACCTGATCGCCTGGGACACGGCGAACGGGAACCGCTACGGCTTCGCCGCGGGCACCGCCGCCGGGCAGGTCCCCAAGCGGATCGACGGGTTCAACGTGGAGGGCCTGGAGTTCGCGCCCGGCTCCACCACCACCGCCTACCTGGGCTTCCGCGCGCCGCTGGCGCCCGCCGTCCCCGGCGGCAAGGCCCTGATCGTGCCCGTCACGAACATCGACCAGGTGGTGGCGAAGGGGGCGAAGGCCGTCTTCGGGCCGGCCATCGAGCTGGACCTGGGCGGGCTCGCCATCCGTGACATCCGCAAGAACGCGGCGGACCAGTACCTGATCCTGGCGGGCTCCTGGGCCGCCGACGACAACACCGACCCCTACGCCCTCTACTCCTGGGACGGGGTCCCCGGCCACGCGCCGAAGAAGCGGCTCGACCTGCCCACCACCGACCCCGGTGGCTGGGAAGCGGTGGTCGCCGTGCCCGACCTGCGGGCGCCCGGCGCCCGCGTCCAGCTGATCACCGACAGCGGCTCCGCCGACCTGTACGGCGACGGCACCGAGGCCAAGGACCTCGGCCACCCGGAGTGGAAGAAGTCCCGGTCCGCATGGTTCACGCTCAATTCCGTCCGTGGGGGAACTCGATGA
- a CDS encoding winged helix-turn-helix transcriptional regulator codes for MAQRTQLGDADCAIAQALDVVGDWWTLLIVRDSARGLHRFEELQRELGMSRKVLSERLRLLVEAGVLTREPYQERPVRHEYRLTPRGRALLPVLVALQDWGDAWILGEGEMTATADEASREAARVHALKGTRVPELLLPDGSGALRDPVADSPYTVLYCFPGAYARAESYPPGWAGIPGAKGCTLESCTYRDQLAEFTAAGATVHGVSTQRPDEQREFARAEGLRFPLLSDAGLSLVAALRLPTFRAAGVSRLKRLTLVVARDRTVVETIYPVTDIEASVTAALAAVRAASAQPSPAGV; via the coding sequence ATGGCCCAGCGCACCCAGCTCGGCGACGCCGACTGCGCCATCGCCCAGGCCCTCGACGTCGTGGGCGACTGGTGGACGCTGCTGATCGTGCGCGACAGCGCGCGCGGTCTGCACCGGTTCGAGGAGTTGCAGCGCGAGCTGGGCATGTCACGCAAGGTGCTGAGCGAGCGGCTGCGGCTGCTCGTCGAAGCGGGCGTGCTCACGCGCGAGCCGTACCAGGAACGTCCGGTGCGGCACGAATACCGGCTGACCCCGCGGGGGCGGGCGCTGCTGCCGGTGCTGGTGGCCCTCCAGGACTGGGGGGACGCCTGGATCCTGGGAGAGGGAGAGATGACGGCGACCGCCGACGAGGCCTCGCGGGAGGCGGCGCGCGTGCACGCACTCAAGGGCACGCGGGTACCGGAGCTGCTGCTGCCGGACGGTTCCGGGGCGCTGCGCGACCCGGTCGCGGACAGCCCGTACACCGTTCTGTACTGCTTCCCCGGCGCCTACGCCCGCGCCGAGTCCTACCCGCCCGGCTGGGCCGGGATCCCGGGGGCCAAGGGCTGCACGCTGGAATCCTGCACCTACCGCGACCAGCTGGCCGAGTTCACGGCGGCGGGGGCGACGGTGCACGGCGTCTCGACCCAGCGCCCGGACGAGCAGCGGGAGTTCGCCCGGGCCGAGGGGCTGCGCTTCCCGCTGCTCTCGGACGCGGGGCTCTCGCTGGTGGCGGCGCTGCGGCTGCCGACCTTCCGGGCGGCGGGGGTGAGCCGGCTCAAGAGGCTCACCCTGGTGGTGGCGCGGGACCGGACCGTCGTCGAGACGATCTATCCGGTTACGGACATCGAGGCGAGCGTCACGGCCGCGCTCGCGGCCGTCCGGGCGGCCTCCGCGCAACCCAGCCCCGCCGGCGTTTGA